Proteins from a single region of Halalkalibaculum roseum:
- a CDS encoding glutamine synthetase III, translating into MTKAIRRYDTLAAARNWTPKSNGSFDTPFNITEIFGENTLQLEDLKERLPKVVWQDLKKTMGEGEQLNSEVADAVAVAMKDWATEKGATHYTHWFQPLTGLTAEKHDSFITPNQGGGALAEFSGKELIQGEPDASSFPSGGLRQTFEARGYTAWDPTSPAFIIENQNGSYLCIPTAFASWTGEALDHKTPLLRSVEALDKQAKRALALFDVDAKRVSSTVGCEQEYFLIDQEFYYRRPDLMTAGRTLVGAKPPRGQELDDHYFGSISERVLSFMLEAEKELYKLGIPVKTRHNEVAPSQFEIAPIFETANIAADHQQLMMITLKRVARIYGFECILHEKPYDGLNGSGKHLNWSMSTSSGMNLLEPGDNPHDNMQFMFFFAAILKAVYEHQDLLRISIAHAGNDHRLGANEAPPAIISAYIGDQLEDIVNQLLNGGMRESKQGGLLGLGTPVLPSLPKHAGDRNRTSPFAFTGNKFEFRAVGSSQSISFPIVVLNTIVADAIDKLCTTLEKEMEDNNSLEEALGSVLKDSLSESHDIIFNGDGYSEEWEKEAEKRGLLNLRTTMDALPKLTDKKNIDLFEKHRVLNDREIHSRQEIWAEQYLTTINIEADTTEAMAKTMIYPAAVRYMNELAENVERVDKLGLATTGSSSMLNKVNDGLNDLNKALEQLREEVLEVGDEDIIDRATHVKDKVIPAMNDIRDAVDFLERHTADDYWPLPVYREMLFVK; encoded by the coding sequence ATGACAAAAGCAATCAGACGTTACGATACTTTAGCAGCAGCCAGGAACTGGACGCCGAAGTCTAACGGCTCTTTTGATACACCGTTTAACATCACCGAGATATTCGGTGAAAACACGCTTCAACTCGAAGACCTGAAAGAACGCCTTCCCAAGGTAGTTTGGCAAGATCTTAAAAAGACAATGGGTGAAGGCGAACAGCTTAATTCTGAGGTGGCGGATGCCGTTGCGGTGGCCATGAAAGACTGGGCCACCGAGAAAGGAGCAACACACTACACGCACTGGTTTCAGCCTTTAACCGGTCTCACTGCAGAGAAGCACGACAGTTTTATTACACCAAACCAGGGGGGCGGAGCCCTTGCTGAATTTTCAGGCAAGGAACTGATTCAGGGCGAACCGGATGCCTCCAGCTTTCCAAGCGGTGGATTGCGACAAACTTTTGAGGCTCGTGGATACACGGCCTGGGATCCTACATCTCCGGCGTTTATTATCGAAAATCAAAATGGTTCGTATCTCTGTATTCCGACTGCATTTGCGTCGTGGACCGGTGAAGCATTGGATCATAAAACACCACTTCTGAGATCTGTCGAAGCACTCGACAAGCAAGCCAAACGTGCTCTGGCACTTTTTGATGTGGACGCAAAGCGCGTTTCTTCTACTGTAGGATGTGAACAGGAATACTTCCTGATTGACCAAGAGTTTTACTACCGTCGGCCGGATCTTATGACCGCCGGACGTACGCTAGTTGGCGCTAAGCCTCCGAGAGGGCAGGAACTCGATGATCACTATTTCGGCTCAATTTCTGAGCGTGTACTTTCTTTCATGCTTGAAGCTGAAAAAGAGCTTTACAAACTGGGCATTCCTGTGAAAACACGTCACAACGAAGTGGCCCCGAGCCAGTTTGAAATTGCTCCGATTTTCGAAACAGCCAATATTGCGGCCGACCACCAGCAGCTGATGATGATTACACTGAAAAGGGTGGCCAGGATCTACGGATTTGAGTGCATACTTCATGAAAAACCTTACGACGGTTTGAATGGAAGCGGTAAGCACTTGAACTGGTCTATGAGTACCAGTTCAGGAATGAACTTGTTGGAGCCGGGAGATAATCCTCACGACAACATGCAGTTTATGTTCTTCTTTGCTGCTATACTAAAAGCAGTCTATGAGCATCAGGATCTGCTTCGTATTTCCATAGCACATGCCGGGAATGATCACCGGTTGGGTGCTAATGAAGCACCGCCAGCCATTATTTCCGCTTATATAGGTGACCAGCTCGAAGATATTGTGAACCAGCTTCTAAATGGTGGTATGCGTGAGTCTAAGCAGGGCGGATTGCTGGGACTCGGAACTCCTGTACTGCCTTCTCTTCCCAAACATGCAGGGGACCGAAACCGTACTTCTCCCTTTGCATTTACAGGTAATAAATTCGAATTCCGTGCGGTTGGCTCTTCCCAGTCTATATCATTCCCAATCGTCGTACTCAATACCATTGTAGCAGATGCTATTGATAAACTGTGCACGACGCTTGAAAAAGAGATGGAAGACAACAATTCCCTGGAGGAAGCACTTGGAAGCGTACTGAAAGATTCTCTAAGTGAGTCACACGATATCATCTTCAACGGAGACGGGTATTCCGAAGAGTGGGAAAAAGAAGCCGAGAAGCGCGGCCTCTTGAATCTAAGAACTACAATGGATGCCTTGCCTAAGCTTACCGACAAAAAGAACATCGATCTTTTTGAGAAGCATCGCGTGCTCAATGATAGAGAGATACATTCGCGTCAGGAGATATGGGCTGAACAATATTTAACTACTATAAATATTGAAGCCGATACCACTGAAGCCATGGCAAAAACCATGATCTATCCGGCGGCCGTTCGCTACATGAACGAACTTGCTGAGAACGTGGAACGGGTTGACAAGCTTGGACTTGCAACAACCGGTTCATCGAGTATGCTGAATAAAGTGAACGATGGGTTAAACGATCTCAACAAGGCACTTGAGCAGCTGAGGGAAGAAGTGCTCGAAGTGGGAGATGAGGATATCATCGATCGCGCAACCCACGTAAAGGATAAGGTGATTCCCGCAATGAATGATATTCGGGATGCCGTTGATTTCCTAGAACGTCACACGGCGGACGATTACTGGCCTTTGCCGGTATATCGCGAGATGCTTTTTGTGAAATAA
- a CDS encoding 1,4-dihydroxy-2-naphthoate polyprenyltransferase yields MPPSKLATWIEAARPKTLAAAFVPVLVGAAIAYNHDSFDWLPSTVALLCAFLIQIGTNFANDYFDFVKGADTEDRVGFKRATSEGLISADEMKMATIYTMTMAFVLGLYLVWHAGWVILALGIASLVFGVLYTGGPFPLGYNGLGDLFVFIFFGIVAVMGTYYVNALEWSTDSFWSSLAIGALSVNILVVNNLRDVEQDGPAGKNTLGVLLGESALRWEYLLMILVAAIIPCYMYVYLSYSLFIFLPYTTFPFAVYLLKVIWTEKEKPKLNKTLEQTAQFMTLFGILFSAGIII; encoded by the coding sequence TTGCCCCCATCAAAATTAGCAACTTGGATTGAAGCTGCGCGTCCGAAAACTTTGGCCGCCGCCTTTGTTCCGGTACTGGTTGGAGCGGCTATAGCTTATAACCATGACTCATTCGATTGGCTCCCCAGCACGGTAGCCTTGCTCTGCGCATTTCTCATTCAGATCGGTACTAATTTTGCAAATGATTACTTCGATTTTGTCAAAGGAGCTGACACCGAAGATCGGGTCGGATTCAAAAGAGCCACTTCCGAAGGGCTTATCTCCGCAGATGAAATGAAAATGGCAACCATATACACCATGACGATGGCATTCGTATTAGGATTATACCTGGTATGGCATGCTGGATGGGTAATCCTTGCCCTAGGTATTGCATCGCTGGTATTCGGTGTGTTGTACACCGGAGGTCCATTTCCATTGGGATACAATGGCTTGGGTGATCTCTTCGTTTTCATCTTTTTTGGTATAGTTGCTGTCATGGGAACCTATTATGTGAATGCACTGGAGTGGTCCACTGATTCATTCTGGTCATCTCTTGCTATCGGGGCCCTCTCGGTAAATATTTTAGTGGTGAATAACCTAAGGGATGTGGAGCAGGATGGACCGGCCGGGAAGAACACACTGGGTGTACTACTCGGTGAAAGTGCTTTGCGTTGGGAATATCTATTGATGATACTGGTAGCTGCAATTATACCCTGTTACATGTATGTTTATCTATCTTATAGTCTCTTCATTTTTCTTCCCTATACCACTTTTCCTTTTGCTGTCTACCTACTTAAGGTTATCTGGACTGAGAAAGAAAAACCTAAGCTCAATAAAACTCTGGAACAGACCGCCCAATTCATGACTTTATTTGGAATATTATTCAGCGCAGGTATAATAATCTGA
- the menC gene encoding o-succinylbenzoate synthase: protein MKLNAYTYAFPFKEPFQTSSETFTERRGLVLELKDGEIEALGEAAPLHGFSAETLDEVVQQLKTFSSEIIELFQKALSLDAMQVFHRKNNIYPSLQFALDTLVVDFLSQRAGTTAQDFLFDDYSDKLQVNGIAPISKGEKTLKRIEELIDKGYSTVKIKIGQAFENELEELRRIRSLYPDLKLRLDANRAWDLEEAVSNLSKLESLDIEYCEEPLAKATVENYKKLQKKTRLPLALDESLVKIRDWESIMPVISAVIVKPMVLGALSKLFATNRLANNHGNKVIYTTSLESGIGRTMTVILAAGLGNRDSAHGLSTGSLLTMDVWNDGTYINNGSVSLPDRSELGERYHSNHKYLEPGQIDL from the coding sequence ATGAAGCTAAACGCCTATACTTACGCTTTTCCCTTTAAAGAACCTTTTCAAACGAGTTCCGAGACTTTCACAGAACGTAGAGGCCTTGTACTGGAATTGAAGGATGGTGAAATTGAGGCCTTGGGTGAAGCTGCTCCCCTACATGGATTTTCTGCAGAAACGCTGGATGAAGTTGTTCAGCAATTGAAAACATTTTCATCTGAAATTATTGAACTATTTCAGAAAGCTCTTTCATTGGATGCCATGCAGGTATTCCATAGAAAAAATAATATCTATCCCTCACTTCAGTTTGCTCTGGATACCCTGGTAGTGGATTTTTTATCACAGCGAGCAGGAACAACCGCGCAGGACTTTTTATTTGATGATTATTCCGACAAACTCCAGGTAAATGGAATTGCTCCCATTTCAAAAGGTGAGAAGACTTTGAAGAGAATTGAAGAATTGATCGATAAGGGATACTCCACTGTTAAAATCAAAATCGGGCAAGCGTTTGAAAACGAGCTAGAAGAACTCAGAAGAATTCGCTCTCTTTATCCGGATTTAAAGCTGCGGCTAGACGCCAACAGGGCCTGGGATCTTGAGGAGGCCGTTAGCAATCTTTCAAAGCTGGAGTCTTTGGATATTGAATATTGCGAGGAACCGCTTGCCAAAGCCACAGTTGAAAATTATAAGAAACTCCAAAAAAAGACCCGACTTCCACTGGCACTGGACGAAAGCCTTGTGAAGATCCGGGACTGGGAATCTATCATGCCCGTCATCTCTGCAGTAATCGTTAAGCCAATGGTTTTGGGAGCCTTATCAAAATTATTTGCAACAAATCGCCTTGCAAACAATCATGGTAATAAAGTCATCTACACAACAAGCCTGGAAAGTGGCATCGGGCGAACAATGACGGTAATTTTGGCAGCCGGCTTGGGCAACAGGGATTCAGCACACGGCCTCTCCACCGGCAGCCTGCTAACTATGGATGTTTGGAATGATGGAACTTATATTAATAACGGGAGTGTTAGTCTGCCTGATCGTTCTGAGTTGGGTGAAAGATACCACTCCAACCACAAATATTTAGAACCCGGTCAAATAGATTTGTAG
- a CDS encoding AMP-binding protein translates to MKSTDLQIPSFASPDAENLFLASKNGLRTYAELALFSDFFLQFLIDFDHDLKKPVGFLASSSDELIFCIGACWQLGIPFICFNPKSTDEELQYQVNELQPGLIITDEDHNHHDFLGNQVGIAEVRLERALSIDVELGRRAKRYKPNFKPEDIFGYFFTSGTTGHPKIVPLKRRQMLFAAEASSHNFKPRVNHFWLLCLPLNHIGGISIILRSILYGSGIYRMDEFNINAVSTFLSENPMFQAASLVPTMLKRLLDIKGFQTHKNFQAILLGGGPIDSGLLREATEWGIPVVSSYGMTETCAQIAANPLLKPSGTYRPLKSVGNIFEPNQIEIRDDQNRDIGVNNSGIIWLKGPQVFDGYYKKQKPNLSFDEDGWFNTGDYGHLNANGHLFIESRRTDLIITGGENVSPFEVEAELEKIEPIREAAVFGVDDKEWGQKVVAVVVAKTHDLLETESIQKTLKKRITSYKVPKQIVQADTLPRTHSGKVIREELIKLLKERKRKDS, encoded by the coding sequence GTGAAAAGCACAGATTTACAGATACCTTCATTTGCGTCTCCGGATGCAGAAAATCTGTTTTTAGCTTCTAAAAATGGCTTACGAACCTACGCCGAACTCGCCCTCTTCTCTGATTTCTTTCTCCAGTTTCTTATTGATTTTGATCACGACCTTAAAAAGCCGGTCGGGTTCCTTGCCTCATCGTCTGATGAGCTTATTTTCTGTATCGGAGCTTGCTGGCAGCTGGGTATTCCTTTTATCTGTTTCAATCCGAAATCAACCGATGAAGAGCTTCAGTACCAGGTTAATGAATTACAACCGGGATTAATCATTACTGATGAAGATCATAACCACCATGACTTTCTAGGAAACCAGGTTGGCATCGCTGAAGTCAGGCTGGAACGAGCACTCAGTATCGATGTAGAATTAGGTCGAAGGGCAAAAAGATATAAGCCAAATTTCAAACCGGAGGACATTTTCGGTTACTTTTTTACATCCGGTACTACCGGTCATCCTAAGATTGTGCCTTTGAAACGGAGACAGATGCTCTTTGCAGCGGAAGCCTCTTCCCATAATTTTAAGCCCCGCGTGAATCATTTCTGGCTCTTATGCCTGCCACTTAATCATATCGGGGGCATCTCAATTATTCTCCGGTCCATCTTGTACGGATCTGGTATTTATCGCATGGATGAGTTTAATATCAATGCGGTTTCCACTTTTTTATCTGAGAATCCGATGTTCCAGGCGGCCTCCCTGGTACCTACTATGCTCAAAAGACTACTGGACATCAAAGGATTCCAGACACATAAAAACTTTCAGGCAATTTTGCTGGGTGGCGGACCGATAGATTCAGGTCTGCTGAGGGAGGCAACCGAATGGGGTATTCCCGTTGTGTCAAGCTATGGTATGACCGAAACCTGTGCCCAAATTGCAGCCAACCCCCTGCTCAAGCCGAGCGGAACCTATCGACCTCTTAAAAGTGTAGGCAACATATTTGAACCCAATCAAATTGAGATTCGCGACGATCAGAACAGGGATATTGGAGTAAACAATTCAGGTATTATCTGGCTCAAAGGACCACAGGTATTTGACGGTTATTACAAGAAACAGAAACCCAACCTCTCCTTTGATGAGGATGGATGGTTCAATACCGGAGATTATGGACATCTGAATGCCAACGGTCACCTTTTCATTGAATCGCGCCGTACCGATCTTATAATCACGGGTGGAGAAAATGTATCACCCTTTGAGGTCGAAGCGGAGCTTGAAAAAATCGAACCTATCAGAGAAGCCGCTGTTTTCGGTGTGGATGACAAAGAGTGGGGACAAAAGGTTGTGGCTGTGGTAGTTGCCAAAACACATGACCTGCTGGAAACTGAATCTATTCAGAAAACCCTTAAGAAACGCATCACATCCTATAAGGTTCCCAAGCAGATTGTGCAGGCAGACACTTTGCCCCGAACACATTCGGGTAAAGTTATTCGCGAAGAGCTGATCAAATTGCTGAAGGAACGAAAGAGAAAAGATAGCTAA
- the purD gene encoding phosphoribosylamine--glycine ligase: MNVLLLGSGGREHALAWCINKSEKLDKLYIAPGNPGTAEVGTNVDLSLSDFEEILDFIEDQEIDLTVVGPEKPLVDGIVDFLEQKGHKVFGPSKKAAQLEGSKKFAKEFMKKNRIPTADYETFTQDEYDEAFEYIKNRDEYPVVLKADGLAGGKGVFICETEEDVEQRLNQLKEDSKLSDAAETLVVEEFMKGEEASVFVLSDGQTAKVIHNAQDHKRIGEGDTGLNTGGMGAYCPAPVVTNEIRHRIEKEIVLPTISAMLLDDMPYKGILYCGLMITDKGPKVVEFNCRFGDPECQAVVPSLKTDLLELMEAAAKGELAGHEIELDNLYRCCVVIASEGYPKSYEAGKVIEGLNRISVDANVFHAGTVSKDGEILTDGGRVLSIVGAGETLQDAIKNTYAEVRKVTFENAYYRSDIGVKGLAHLDEE; encoded by the coding sequence ATGAACGTATTACTTCTTGGCAGCGGCGGACGTGAACATGCACTGGCCTGGTGCATCAACAAGTCGGAAAAACTGGATAAACTCTACATTGCACCCGGAAATCCCGGAACAGCTGAAGTAGGAACAAATGTCGACCTGTCGCTATCCGATTTTGAAGAGATTCTCGACTTCATAGAGGATCAGGAGATAGATTTAACGGTAGTGGGTCCGGAGAAGCCCTTGGTTGACGGAATTGTTGACTTTTTAGAGCAGAAGGGACATAAGGTTTTTGGTCCCTCAAAAAAAGCCGCACAGCTAGAGGGCAGCAAGAAATTTGCCAAGGAGTTCATGAAAAAGAACAGGATTCCTACAGCTGATTACGAGACTTTTACACAAGATGAGTATGATGAAGCTTTTGAATACATAAAAAATAGGGACGAGTATCCCGTTGTATTAAAGGCCGACGGGTTAGCAGGAGGCAAGGGAGTGTTTATCTGTGAAACAGAGGAGGATGTTGAACAAAGACTAAATCAACTTAAAGAAGATTCTAAACTGAGTGATGCCGCCGAGACTCTGGTGGTGGAAGAGTTTATGAAAGGGGAGGAAGCATCCGTGTTTGTACTTTCCGACGGACAGACTGCCAAGGTTATCCATAATGCCCAGGATCACAAGCGTATAGGAGAAGGAGACACAGGCTTGAATACAGGCGGAATGGGAGCTTACTGCCCGGCACCTGTAGTAACCAATGAGATCAGGCACAGAATTGAGAAAGAGATTGTACTGCCCACCATATCCGCTATGCTACTGGATGATATGCCGTATAAGGGTATTCTCTACTGTGGTTTGATGATTACTGATAAAGGTCCGAAGGTAGTAGAATTTAATTGCCGATTCGGAGATCCGGAATGCCAGGCAGTGGTACCGTCTCTCAAAACCGATCTGCTTGAATTAATGGAGGCAGCTGCTAAAGGTGAACTTGCCGGACATGAAATTGAGCTGGACAACCTATATCGCTGTTGTGTGGTTATTGCTTCTGAAGGGTATCCCAAATCGTATGAAGCCGGCAAAGTTATTGAAGGTCTTAACCGTATATCTGTAGATGCCAATGTATTTCATGCAGGAACGGTATCCAAGGATGGGGAGATTCTTACGGATGGTGGCAGGGTTCTAAGTATTGTTGGAGCCGGTGAAACGCTTCAAGACGCCATTAAGAATACTTATGCCGAAGTAAGGAAAGTCACTTTCGAAAATGCCTACTATCGAAGCGATATCGGGGTTAAGGGTCTGGCACATCTCGACGAAGAATAG
- the tpiA gene encoding triose-phosphate isomerase has product MRRYLIAGNWKMNCGPGRTSELLQGIKELSPQIPEAVDVLVCPPEISLTTASEVLNDYDVYLGAQNVHYEDEGAFTGEVSTGMLKEVGCSYVIIGHSERREYFGETDKTVNAKVIKALLDDLKPVLCVGESLAQRKKEVHKKMVKKQVQAALNSVKENNVSDVVIAYEPIWAIGTGETATPEQAQEMHEMIRSVLSELYDEDAADAIRILYGGSMKPHNAEELLSQPDVDGGLIGGASLKADSFTDIINIAEKLS; this is encoded by the coding sequence ATGAGACGATATTTAATAGCAGGAAATTGGAAAATGAATTGCGGGCCCGGAAGAACTTCAGAATTGCTTCAAGGGATCAAGGAACTCTCACCTCAAATACCGGAAGCTGTAGATGTACTTGTTTGTCCGCCTGAAATATCGCTGACAACGGCTTCGGAAGTGCTCAATGATTATGATGTCTATCTGGGAGCACAAAATGTTCACTACGAAGATGAAGGAGCCTTTACCGGTGAGGTTAGTACGGGTATGTTAAAAGAAGTGGGCTGTTCCTACGTGATAATCGGACATTCCGAGCGCCGGGAATATTTCGGAGAGACGGATAAAACAGTTAATGCAAAGGTTATTAAAGCACTTTTAGATGACCTGAAACCTGTTCTCTGTGTCGGAGAATCCTTGGCCCAGCGGAAAAAGGAAGTGCACAAGAAAATGGTAAAAAAGCAGGTTCAGGCGGCACTGAATAGTGTAAAAGAAAATAATGTCAGTGATGTAGTAATAGCTTATGAACCTATTTGGGCCATCGGTACTGGTGAAACAGCTACCCCTGAGCAGGCACAAGAAATGCATGAAATGATAAGGTCGGTACTTTCTGAGTTATATGATGAAGACGCTGCCGATGCCATTCGAATTCTTTATGGGGGAAGTATGAAGCCGCATAACGCAGAAGAACTTCTAAGCCAGCCTGATGTGGATGGCGGACTGATTGGCGGGGCTTCTTTGAAAGCGGATAGCTTTACCGATATCATAAATATTGCTGAAAAGCTGTCTTAG
- a CDS encoding TlpA family protein disulfide reductase translates to MKIYKLTAILLLISALIGCSGNDEFKTAFIEGSFSVADSIDSSRDFSGIGLTIVKRDSSNADADTLFHQVTDSTGKFRGEARFKDRRQYSALISRNERNLARFGLILADRDTIKIRGELPNLENSIEVESREHNAMEVFQRINRGFQRVAAFAQAGRLTGDSLNTELNKWSNLYWEVYQNHEGTLASQMAASESVRLLQGWNDEAMMSKIRSVQDKDELVSLGATYGKSYLAGEKGLDYTLQYLDTLQNNSNSQDSEMRVTMERIKLLYDSARVEQAKQLLLQFEQSYPENRNAQSWAEAISYDLNYLSPGDTIPSFSFEVNGNTFSRDSLMGTPYILEITTLANRLYQDQYDRTVAIHSLYKNFGLQVITIPLDNSQVTVDAFFEARGIKPWPVAPAQAFERQELLELFNVRVIPTRFLIDRQGRIIRKYVGREYTDVIQGIQTIIKQDNSPS, encoded by the coding sequence ATGAAGATTTATAAATTAACGGCAATTTTATTGCTGATTTCAGCCTTGATCGGCTGTTCCGGTAATGATGAATTTAAAACAGCATTTATTGAAGGATCATTTTCAGTTGCCGACTCCATAGACAGCAGTCGAGACTTCTCGGGAATAGGATTGACTATCGTTAAACGAGATTCTTCAAATGCTGATGCCGATACACTCTTTCACCAGGTGACCGACTCCACAGGCAAGTTTCGCGGTGAAGCACGCTTCAAAGACAGAAGACAGTACTCGGCTTTGATCAGTCGAAATGAACGGAACCTTGCCCGTTTCGGCCTCATACTGGCTGACAGGGATACCATTAAAATAAGAGGGGAACTGCCGAACCTGGAAAATTCCATTGAAGTTGAGTCCAGAGAACATAATGCAATGGAGGTTTTCCAGCGTATAAACCGGGGCTTTCAGCGTGTAGCCGCATTTGCACAGGCCGGACGTTTGACCGGAGACAGTCTGAATACGGAACTGAATAAATGGAGCAATCTCTACTGGGAGGTTTACCAAAACCACGAAGGAACGCTGGCATCACAGATGGCAGCCTCAGAGTCAGTTCGTCTGCTTCAGGGGTGGAATGACGAAGCCATGATGAGCAAGATACGATCGGTTCAGGATAAGGATGAACTGGTAAGCCTGGGAGCAACTTACGGAAAGAGCTATCTTGCCGGAGAAAAGGGTTTGGATTATACGCTTCAATACCTGGATACCCTTCAGAATAATTCCAATAGCCAAGATTCCGAGATGCGCGTTACTATGGAAAGAATAAAGCTGCTTTACGACAGCGCCAGGGTAGAACAAGCCAAGCAACTTCTGCTGCAATTTGAACAGAGTTACCCGGAAAATAGAAACGCCCAGAGCTGGGCTGAAGCAATCAGCTACGATCTTAACTACCTTTCACCCGGCGATACTATTCCTTCATTTTCTTTTGAAGTAAATGGAAATACCTTCAGCAGAGACTCCCTGATGGGCACTCCGTATATACTGGAGATCACTACACTTGCCAACAGACTCTACCAGGATCAGTACGACCGAACAGTTGCTATTCACAGTCTTTATAAGAATTTTGGGCTTCAGGTTATCACCATCCCGCTGGATAACAGTCAGGTAACGGTAGATGCCTTTTTTGAAGCCAGAGGCATAAAGCCCTGGCCGGTTGCACCCGCTCAGGCATTCGAACGTCAGGAATTGCTCGAGCTATTTAATGTCCGGGTAATACCCACCCGTTTTCTTATTGATCGGCAGGGACGAATCATCCGAAAGTACGTCGGCAGAGAATACACCGATGTAATTCAAGGTATACAAACTATAATTAAGCAAGATAATTCACCGTCATGA
- the gatB gene encoding Asp-tRNA(Asn)/Glu-tRNA(Gln) amidotransferase subunit GatB produces MSTSINNSYEAVIGLEVHAQLLTESKAFAPVSTEFGGSPNTQVTPLCLGHPGTLPVLNENLVRYIIKMGLATNCDIAKKSIFARKNYFYPDLPKGYQISQYETPICHDGHISIKAEGEEKEIGITRIHMEEDAGKSIHDQDPYNTLVDLNRAGVPLIEIVSEPDIRTPQEAYAYLNRIKQIVQYLEICDGNMEEGSLRCDANVSVRPKGQKKFGTRTELKNMNSFRNVERAIQYEIDRQIELIESGGEVVQQTLLWDANKMETRLMRTKEEAHDYRYFPEPDIPPVVVTEKMLDDIREELPELPDVRQQRFADEFGMSEEDAYNLTENRYLADFYEETLEYAENPKAVSNVVLTEVLRVLNERSIDIRSFPITPERLGGLISLRENDKINSSAMTEIFDAMLEVDKSAEELAKEMNLLQVSDAGFIEPIVEEVISDHPDEVERYRDGKKGLIGFFIGQVMQRSQGKANPNLVRELIAEKLEE; encoded by the coding sequence ATGAGCACTTCGATTAATAATTCATACGAAGCAGTGATCGGTCTGGAAGTCCACGCCCAACTGCTTACGGAAAGTAAGGCTTTTGCCCCGGTCTCCACAGAATTTGGGGGATCGCCTAATACACAGGTTACTCCACTTTGCCTGGGTCACCCGGGTACCTTACCGGTTCTGAACGAGAACCTGGTTAGGTATATCATAAAAATGGGCCTCGCAACCAACTGTGATATCGCCAAAAAATCAATTTTTGCACGTAAAAATTACTTCTATCCCGACCTTCCGAAGGGGTACCAGATCTCACAATATGAAACGCCTATCTGTCATGACGGCCATATTTCTATTAAAGCGGAAGGAGAAGAAAAAGAGATAGGTATCACGCGTATCCATATGGAAGAGGATGCGGGTAAATCAATCCACGATCAGGATCCCTATAACACGCTGGTGGATCTTAACCGAGCAGGGGTGCCCTTGATTGAAATTGTATCGGAGCCCGATATTCGCACCCCACAGGAAGCCTATGCCTACTTGAACAGAATTAAGCAAATTGTTCAATATCTGGAAATCTGCGATGGTAACATGGAGGAAGGAAGCCTTCGCTGTGACGCTAATGTCTCCGTTCGACCTAAAGGTCAGAAAAAATTCGGCACTCGTACCGAGCTGAAAAATATGAACTCGTTCCGGAATGTGGAACGCGCTATTCAGTATGAAATCGACCGACAGATTGAATTAATTGAGTCAGGTGGTGAAGTGGTTCAGCAAACCCTGCTTTGGGATGCCAACAAGATGGAGACCCGGCTCATGAGAACGAAGGAAGAGGCTCATGACTACCGGTATTTTCCCGAACCGGATATCCCACCGGTGGTGGTAACGGAAAAGATGCTGGATGATATTAGAGAAGAACTTCCTGAACTGCCCGATGTTCGCCAGCAGCGTTTTGCCGATGAATTCGGTATGAGCGAAGAGGATGCCTACAATCTTACCGAGAATAGATATTTGGCAGATTTTTATGAAGAAACTCTGGAGTATGCTGAGAATCCAAAGGCTGTTTCCAATGTGGTTCTAACCGAGGTGCTGAGGGTACTGAATGAAAGAAGTATTGATATTCGCTCATTTCCAATCACTCCCGAAAGGCTTGGTGGACTCATATCCCTAAGGGAAAACGACAAGATTAACTCTTCAGCGATGACCGAGATATTTGATGCTATGCTGGAGGTGGATAAATCCGCCGAAGAGCTGGCAAAAGAAATGAATCTGCTGCAGGTTTCTGATGCCGGATTCATCGAACCTATTGTAGAGGAGGTAATCAGTGATCATCCGGATGAAGTAGAACGGTACAGGGACGGCAAGAAAGGGCTTATCGGCTTCTTTATTGGTCAGGTAATGCAGCGTTCACAAGGAAAAGCAAATCCCAATCTTGTCCGAGAACTAATTGCTGAAAAGCTTGAAGAGTGA